In one Pseudoclavibacter sp. Marseille-Q3772 genomic region, the following are encoded:
- a CDS encoding zinc-dependent metalloprotease: MTEHNNAGSDNSPEDELRRLLEQMLGAGGAINPDQLANVAGLPANPAALASMLNALQHSMAAPNDEFDWEIVRNSARETAKPNEEVAQPLADEYARAFTLAELWLSEVTGETIGAASVIPSTITRYEWLQQSLSGWAELSEPVANSISDALMNMLTENVPEQYQLAVQHSGSMLRSVGRTMFGMQLGQVLGQLAKEVLSGGDIGMPVLPPGKAALVPQNLDAWAKELDNDRQEMLLYFAVRELAYAQLFEHARWLRLHLVSSITEFARGIEIDVTRVEDIVRDIDVQSPEELKAVLKSGRLIPPRTPEQEIALERLETSLALIEGWVEVVTEEATSRLPNASALAEMVRRRRATGSPAEHAFGSLVGLEVRPRRLREAANMWRLVHEKLGAAERDKLWEHRDAVPTSADIDDPFALIERLTSAPDAAKDELDADLERLLGDPDSFGDAPSGGDSPASPTN, encoded by the coding sequence ATGACCGAGCACAATAACGCTGGATCAGACAACTCGCCCGAGGACGAGCTTCGTCGGTTACTCGAGCAGATGCTCGGTGCGGGTGGTGCAATCAACCCGGATCAGCTCGCGAATGTTGCCGGGCTTCCTGCGAACCCCGCTGCGCTGGCGAGTATGTTGAACGCTCTGCAACATTCGATGGCTGCCCCGAACGACGAGTTTGACTGGGAAATCGTCCGAAACTCCGCGCGCGAGACGGCCAAACCCAATGAAGAAGTCGCGCAACCGCTTGCTGACGAGTATGCACGCGCGTTCACGCTTGCCGAGCTGTGGCTATCCGAGGTGACCGGCGAAACGATCGGGGCCGCATCCGTCATACCGTCGACCATCACTCGCTACGAGTGGTTGCAGCAATCGCTGTCCGGCTGGGCGGAACTGAGCGAACCGGTTGCAAACAGCATCTCCGACGCGCTAATGAACATGCTTACCGAGAATGTTCCCGAGCAGTACCAGCTGGCTGTCCAGCACTCGGGCAGCATGCTGCGCTCGGTTGGTCGAACGATGTTCGGGATGCAATTGGGGCAGGTACTCGGTCAGCTCGCGAAAGAGGTACTGTCCGGTGGCGATATCGGTATGCCCGTACTCCCGCCCGGGAAGGCAGCACTCGTGCCACAAAACCTCGATGCCTGGGCAAAGGAGCTCGATAACGATCGGCAAGAAATGCTGCTGTATTTCGCGGTGCGTGAGCTTGCGTATGCGCAATTGTTTGAGCACGCCCGCTGGCTGCGCCTGCACCTGGTTTCGTCGATCACCGAGTTTGCGCGCGGAATCGAGATTGATGTCACCCGCGTGGAGGACATTGTGCGCGATATCGACGTCCAATCACCCGAAGAGCTCAAGGCCGTATTGAAGTCTGGGCGTCTCATCCCGCCGCGCACCCCCGAACAGGAGATCGCGCTTGAACGCCTCGAGACCTCACTTGCCTTGATCGAGGGATGGGTGGAAGTGGTTACCGAAGAGGCCACGTCGCGGCTGCCCAATGCCAGCGCACTCGCGGAGATGGTGCGCCGCCGCCGGGCTACCGGATCGCCCGCCGAACACGCCTTCGGATCCCTCGTCGGCTTGGAGGTGCGCCCGCGCCGACTGCGTGAGGCAGCCAATATGTGGCGATTGGTTCATGAGAAGCTCGGCGCCGCCGAACGCGACAAGCTCTGGGAACACCGCGACGCGGTACCCACCTCGGCCGATATTGACGACCCGTTCGCACTCATCGAACGGTTGACCAGCGCACCCGACGCTGCCAAGGACGAGCTCGATGCGGATCTGGAGCGACTGCTTGGCGACCCTGATTCTTTCGGTGACGCACCCAGCGGCGGCGACTCCCCCGCATCCCCCACTAACTAG
- a CDS encoding phosphotransferase, with amino-acid sequence MSGLTLHLAGLATAAIPELRVSGAAPWTSNSGGSYDSALIRTDEATSLLVRRATTKQADQELLARSRALSAMTQGIRARLPFAVPHEFGLLPREDGGTVGIYGFIPGTTLDRVQLDIDANVVPDIGRALAAIHSLPRQFVSAAGLPERDASQARQQAQLLLDRADGTGRLPSALAERWSAAIEDAQLWDFSPCVIHGSLERYCFISNGAGITGVLGWSDLQVGDPAVDMRWIHSLDAAVVRGILDEYIDARGTSVDRQIKQRSLLYAELELARWLLHGIDTGDAAIITDAEQLFDGLVTRVRALDESAIRHETLPVLDLDEVQALLADAGNRARSGLPNTRTSGNTDTPEDLSDDLTDEERAAQVADSAPEDTNDSPLAGSNIADR; translated from the coding sequence ATGAGTGGTCTAACCCTGCATTTAGCCGGCCTTGCAACTGCCGCAATCCCCGAGTTGCGCGTATCCGGGGCAGCACCGTGGACCTCAAATAGTGGTGGCAGCTATGACTCAGCGCTCATCCGCACCGATGAGGCAACCTCGCTCCTGGTGCGACGGGCAACGACGAAGCAGGCCGATCAAGAGCTGTTGGCGCGCTCACGAGCGCTATCGGCGATGACGCAGGGTATCCGCGCTCGGCTCCCGTTCGCCGTGCCGCACGAGTTTGGTTTGCTGCCGCGAGAAGACGGCGGCACCGTCGGTATCTACGGGTTCATTCCCGGCACCACTCTTGATCGCGTGCAACTCGATATTGATGCCAATGTCGTACCGGATATCGGTCGAGCTCTTGCTGCCATCCACTCCCTGCCCCGCCAGTTTGTTTCGGCTGCGGGACTTCCCGAACGCGATGCATCGCAGGCACGACAGCAGGCACAGCTGTTGTTGGATCGCGCGGATGGGACCGGGCGCCTACCTTCGGCGCTCGCTGAGCGTTGGAGCGCAGCAATCGAGGATGCGCAGCTGTGGGATTTCTCGCCGTGCGTGATCCACGGTTCGCTCGAGCGCTACTGCTTTATCAGTAACGGCGCCGGTATTACCGGAGTACTCGGGTGGAGCGATCTGCAGGTGGGCGACCCGGCGGTGGATATGCGCTGGATTCACTCGCTCGATGCTGCGGTCGTGCGCGGAATCCTCGACGAGTACATCGACGCCCGCGGAACATCCGTTGACCGTCAAATCAAGCAGCGTTCGTTGCTGTACGCCGAGCTGGAGTTGGCCCGCTGGTTGCTGCACGGTATCGATACCGGTGATGCTGCGATCATCACGGATGCGGAACAGCTGTTTGACGGGCTAGTTACGCGGGTGCGTGCGCTGGATGAGTCCGCGATTCGACACGAGACGCTGCCGGTCCTTGATCTCGACGAGGTGCAGGCGCTCTTGGCGGATGCCGGCAACCGCGCCCGTAGCGGGCTGCCAAACACCCGCACCTCCGGGAATACGGATACACCCGAGGACCTCAGCGATGACCTCACCGATGAAGAGCGTGCCGCTCAGGTCGCTGATTCTGCACCCGAGGACACGAATGATTCGCCGTTAGCTGGGAGCAACATCGCCGATCGTTGA
- a CDS encoding S16 family serine protease, whose translation METDPSNTTTQPHNAAGSHPQTTKRVSRERLGKWCLSAGVVLLTAFAFLPTPYAISSPGPAFNAIGEATINEDGKDVDRQVIDISGATEYRPDAGQLFVMTVSVAGNPQSQPRWIEVMSAWADPARDVKPVELYYPEGVTIEQRDQYTTQMMVQSEDTAIAAALHELGYEVQHQVVVQEVTADSAAAGKLQPGDRVISVGDQKVADMDDPTRFDLKPQPTPVVVERDGKEQTVEITPKVTKLDDGSERPLLGIVLQYSMKFPIDVNIELGDVGGPSAGTTFALSVYDLLTPGNLTNGKNVAATGTITPTGDIGPIGGVRQKYHAAVAMGADYFLVPESNCAEAIGTGAPTEIPTYAVKNLDEALNTVEAAGRDEVDGLRSCQQAVDAGIPQA comes from the coding sequence ATGGAAACCGACCCTTCGAACACCACCACTCAGCCGCACAACGCCGCTGGATCGCATCCGCAAACCACAAAACGGGTATCGCGTGAACGGCTAGGCAAATGGTGTCTCAGTGCTGGTGTCGTGCTGTTGACGGCGTTCGCGTTTCTGCCCACGCCATACGCCATTAGCTCACCGGGACCCGCATTCAACGCGATCGGCGAGGCAACAATCAACGAGGATGGCAAGGACGTTGACCGGCAGGTGATCGATATTTCCGGCGCCACCGAGTATCGACCGGATGCGGGGCAGCTATTTGTTATGACCGTGAGCGTCGCCGGCAACCCGCAATCGCAACCGCGCTGGATTGAAGTGATGAGCGCGTGGGCGGACCCAGCGCGCGATGTGAAACCCGTCGAACTGTACTACCCCGAGGGCGTAACGATCGAGCAGCGTGACCAGTACACGACCCAGATGATGGTTCAGTCCGAGGACACCGCTATCGCTGCCGCACTACACGAGCTCGGATACGAGGTACAGCACCAAGTCGTAGTCCAGGAAGTCACCGCCGACTCGGCCGCTGCGGGCAAACTGCAGCCCGGTGACCGCGTGATTTCCGTCGGCGACCAGAAAGTGGCCGATATGGACGACCCCACCCGGTTCGATCTGAAACCGCAGCCCACCCCGGTTGTCGTTGAGCGCGACGGAAAAGAACAAACCGTCGAAATCACCCCGAAGGTCACCAAACTCGACGACGGCAGCGAACGGCCGCTGCTGGGCATCGTGCTGCAGTACTCGATGAAGTTTCCGATCGACGTGAACATCGAACTCGGTGACGTAGGAGGCCCCTCGGCCGGCACCACATTCGCACTGTCCGTGTACGACCTGTTGACCCCCGGCAACCTCACCAACGGCAAGAACGTGGCGGCGACCGGCACCATTACACCGACGGGAGACATCGGCCCAATCGGGGGAGTGCGCCAGAAGTATCACGCGGCCGTAGCAATGGGCGCCGATTACTTTTTGGTGCCGGAATCCAATTGCGCTGAAGCAATCGGCACCGGAGCGCCAACGGAGATCCCCACATACGCAGTGAAGAACCTCGACGAAGCGTTGAACACCGTTGAAGCCGCCGGACGCGATGAGGTTGACGGGCTTCGTTCCTGTCAGCAAGCCGTGGATGCGGGCATCCCGCAAGCATAG
- a CDS encoding ATP-dependent helicase — MVWWATSEGGPVMIAEAGEAQHRASLLADLTPQQQEAALALVGPVCILAGPGTGKTHTITRRIAYGVQSGAYAPERLLALTFTNRAAGELRARLGALGIPGVQARTFHSAAMRQLGYFWPQVIGDSMPSVVASKSAVVAEAAERNGIRIDPAQVRAIAEEIEWRKVSDLSIQQYDAALQSGTREAPAGLSPTQATELVLAYETIKDERRQLDFEDILLATAGMIEVEPWVAGRIREQYRFFVVDEYQDISPLQHKLLRLWMGQRRELCVVGDPAQTIYSFAGAQAKFLTDFQREFPEAKRIEITGSFRSTLPILAAANTLATNIPYALQLTNHESTAAKLPRPSYIEFASETEEANYIAKQISTAIGQGKEPSEIAVLVRTNAQTAVLEQALRREGVPVRTAGGPAFFQRPEVRQVIAGLRGAVVAGQDQRPLFQAVSEVLRARGWTQQAPTQQGPLLDAWAAMDAIMRLADAEPEGTTLAEFSRSLQERAANQHEPAIAAVTLATMHAAKGLEWNRVYVAGLSEGKVPIAQANTAEQIGEERRLLYVAVTRARKQLNLSSAREHGQPSRFLQEFGNRIRVETPPAAPNEQPE; from the coding sequence GTGGTTTGGTGGGCCACTAGCGAAGGCGGCCCCGTGATGATCGCCGAGGCAGGGGAAGCACAGCACCGCGCCAGCCTATTGGCCGACCTCACACCGCAACAGCAGGAAGCTGCACTCGCGCTGGTTGGTCCGGTATGCATCCTTGCCGGTCCCGGAACCGGCAAGACCCACACGATCACCCGCCGCATCGCCTATGGCGTACAAAGCGGCGCATACGCTCCCGAACGCCTACTAGCGCTCACATTCACGAATCGCGCGGCGGGGGAGCTGCGCGCACGACTGGGCGCATTGGGAATCCCCGGCGTGCAGGCGCGAACATTTCACTCGGCGGCCATGCGCCAACTTGGGTATTTCTGGCCGCAGGTGATCGGTGATTCGATGCCGTCGGTTGTTGCCTCCAAATCCGCCGTCGTCGCCGAAGCTGCCGAACGCAACGGTATTCGCATCGACCCCGCGCAGGTGCGAGCGATCGCCGAAGAAATCGAGTGGCGCAAAGTTAGCGATCTCAGTATCCAGCAATACGACGCAGCCTTGCAGTCTGGAACGCGCGAGGCACCTGCAGGGCTCAGCCCAACCCAAGCCACCGAACTGGTACTCGCATACGAGACCATCAAGGATGAGCGTCGGCAGCTCGATTTTGAGGACATCCTGCTGGCGACAGCCGGCATGATCGAGGTCGAACCGTGGGTAGCTGGACGCATCCGCGAACAGTACCGCTTCTTCGTCGTTGACGAGTACCAGGACATTTCGCCGCTGCAACACAAACTGCTTCGTTTGTGGATGGGACAACGGCGCGAACTGTGCGTGGTCGGGGACCCCGCGCAGACGATCTACTCGTTCGCCGGGGCGCAGGCGAAGTTCCTCACCGATTTTCAACGCGAGTTTCCGGAGGCAAAACGAATCGAGATCACCGGATCGTTTCGCTCCACGCTGCCAATCTTGGCCGCCGCGAACACCCTCGCCACAAACATCCCTTACGCCCTGCAACTCACCAACCACGAATCCACAGCCGCGAAACTACCTCGGCCGAGCTACATCGAGTTCGCATCCGAAACCGAAGAAGCGAATTACATTGCCAAACAGATCTCGACAGCGATCGGCCAAGGTAAAGAACCATCAGAGATAGCCGTGCTTGTTCGTACCAATGCCCAGACGGCGGTGCTCGAACAGGCCCTCCGTCGGGAGGGGGTGCCGGTACGCACCGCTGGCGGACCCGCGTTCTTCCAGCGTCCGGAGGTTCGACAAGTCATTGCCGGACTGCGCGGCGCCGTTGTGGCCGGGCAAGACCAGCGGCCGCTGTTCCAGGCCGTGAGCGAGGTCTTGCGGGCACGCGGGTGGACACAACAAGCGCCAACCCAGCAGGGGCCGCTACTGGATGCCTGGGCAGCAATGGACGCCATTATGCGACTCGCCGATGCTGAGCCCGAAGGCACCACCCTGGCGGAGTTTTCACGCTCATTACAGGAGCGCGCCGCGAACCAGCATGAGCCGGCGATCGCGGCGGTCACGCTCGCAACAATGCACGCAGCGAAGGGTCTTGAATGGAACCGCGTGTACGTTGCCGGGCTGAGTGAAGGCAAGGTGCCGATCGCGCAGGCAAACACCGCTGAACAGATCGGCGAGGAACGGCGGCTGCTTTACGTGGCCGTCACCCGAGCGCGAAAACAGCTGAACCTGTCGTCGGCACGAGAACACGGTCAGCCGTCTCGCTTTCTGCAGGAATTCGGCAACCGCATTCGGGTTGAAACACCACCGGCAGCACCGAACGAGCAGCCGGAGTAA
- a CDS encoding DUF1992 domain-containing protein — MSSFAERMAEERIQAAIDSGAFDNLAGSGKPLPQTGTFTQERWLQQYLEREGLDGLATAPTVLGLRKEAQQFPDSLLHYPDEQAVREHLRDYNRRVKHNRLHPDPQLPRTIMAPLIDVEAMVQRWRERRMRSAQEDITQ, encoded by the coding sequence ATGAGCAGTTTCGCGGAACGCATGGCGGAAGAGCGCATCCAAGCCGCGATCGATTCTGGTGCGTTCGACAACCTCGCAGGCTCGGGAAAGCCACTGCCACAGACCGGCACCTTCACCCAAGAGCGCTGGCTTCAGCAATACCTGGAGCGCGAGGGCCTCGACGGACTCGCAACTGCCCCGACCGTGCTGGGGCTTCGTAAAGAAGCGCAGCAATTCCCCGACTCGCTGCTGCACTATCCCGACGAGCAAGCCGTACGCGAGCACCTGCGCGACTACAACCGTCGCGTAAAACACAACAGGCTGCATCCGGACCCACAACTACCGCGAACCATCATGGCGCCACTGATAGATGTGGAGGCCATGGTTCAGCGTTGGCGTGAGCGTCGGATGCGGTCGGCTCAAGAAGACATTACCCAGTAG
- a CDS encoding CsbD family protein → MGFIDDAKNKAEELIGQGKEKAGEATDNKDLKHEGQGDQLSSKIKQGVEGVKDGFNNLTNGNK, encoded by the coding sequence ATGGGTTTCATCGACGACGCAAAGAACAAGGCTGAAGAACTCATCGGTCAGGGTAAGGAAAAGGCCGGCGAAGCTACCGACAACAAGGACCTCAAGCACGAGGGCCAGGGCGACCAGCTCTCCTCGAAGATCAAGCAGGGTGTTGAGGGCGTTAAGGACGGCTTCAACAACCTCACCAACGGCAACAAGTAA
- a CDS encoding MarR family transcriptional regulator, protein MTHDDVRWLSWQEQAVWLRILAVLELLPSTLDSQLRRSAKLTLTEYYVLAMLSHHPGKRLQTKQLAVRTNTTLSRLSRVITRLESEGLVARAANTADARATDVVLTESGLDRLGQAAPEHVALVRKLIFDPQDASGTADLLRVTEAMLNVLDPDKRMHRDPIQALLPPGEDAVRDEDSEPPAKR, encoded by the coding sequence ATGACGCACGATGACGTTCGTTGGCTTTCATGGCAGGAGCAGGCCGTTTGGCTACGCATACTGGCGGTGTTGGAGCTGCTACCGAGCACGCTCGATTCGCAGCTGCGCCGGTCAGCAAAGCTGACACTTACTGAGTACTACGTGCTCGCGATGCTCTCCCACCATCCGGGCAAACGACTCCAGACGAAACAGCTCGCTGTTCGCACCAATACAACCCTGTCGCGGCTTTCCCGAGTAATCACCAGGCTAGAGAGCGAGGGCCTCGTCGCCCGGGCTGCAAATACCGCCGACGCACGAGCCACTGATGTCGTCTTGACCGAAAGCGGATTGGATCGTCTCGGTCAGGCGGCACCGGAGCACGTTGCGCTCGTGCGCAAGCTGATCTTTGACCCGCAGGATGCTTCTGGGACAGCTGATCTCCTGCGCGTCACGGAGGCGATGTTGAACGTCCTTGATCCGGACAAACGGATGCACCGCGATCCGATCCAGGCACTGTTGCCGCCCGGAGAAGACGCTGTTCGAGATGAAGACTCAGAACCACCAGCGAAACGCTGA
- the nudC gene encoding NAD(+) diphosphatase, translated as MKEFTHRLALARSAHDRDDPGRSERHFRGAAHQRVLLLNGQRALCLPGAQPALDLRAAANLDTDVADPIYLGLVDNSGAEPSEVFAASVDDVTAEEIEPDNARWLELRAVATQLSDLDVGLFTQALAIHNFHRAHRYSPADGAPMQRSRAGWVLASERSGKRTFPRTDPAVIVGVVDRTGRILLGANARWQPKRYSAFAGFVEPGESLEDAARREVWEEAGARITNLRYLGSQPWPFPASLMVAYLAELHPDQDPESVRCDGDEIIEVRWFTRDELREVIDILPGREAIARTILEEWFGGPLAKAAP; from the coding sequence ATGAAGGAGTTCACACACAGGCTGGCGTTGGCGCGTTCCGCTCACGATCGAGACGATCCCGGGCGCAGCGAACGGCACTTTCGCGGTGCCGCACACCAGCGTGTATTGCTGCTCAACGGCCAGCGAGCACTGTGCCTGCCAGGAGCGCAGCCCGCGCTCGATCTTCGCGCAGCCGCGAACCTCGACACTGACGTTGCCGATCCGATCTATCTCGGCCTGGTCGACAACTCCGGCGCCGAACCTAGCGAAGTATTCGCCGCCAGCGTTGACGACGTTACCGCTGAAGAAATCGAACCCGATAATGCTCGCTGGCTCGAGCTGCGTGCGGTAGCAACGCAGCTTTCGGATCTGGATGTGGGGCTGTTCACGCAGGCGCTGGCAATTCACAACTTCCACCGCGCACACCGATACTCGCCCGCTGACGGTGCACCGATGCAGCGTTCAAGAGCCGGGTGGGTGCTTGCCAGTGAGCGCAGTGGGAAGCGCACCTTTCCGCGAACCGACCCCGCAGTAATCGTCGGCGTGGTCGATCGCACCGGCCGCATACTGCTCGGTGCAAATGCGCGCTGGCAACCAAAACGTTATTCCGCGTTCGCCGGGTTTGTGGAACCGGGCGAGTCGCTCGAGGATGCGGCCCGTCGCGAGGTGTGGGAAGAAGCGGGTGCCAGGATCACCAATCTTCGATATTTGGGATCACAACCGTGGCCATTTCCGGCCAGCCTGATGGTCGCCTACCTTGCCGAACTGCATCCGGACCAAGACCCCGAGTCGGTGCGCTGTGATGGTGACGAGATCATCGAGGTGCGCTGGTTCACCCGTGACGAGTTGCGCGAGGTGATCGATATCCTGCCCGGCCGGGAAGCCATCGCCCGGACCATTCTCGAAGAGTGGTTTGGTGGGCCACTAGCGAAGGCGGCCCCGTGA
- a CDS encoding UPF0182 family protein has translation MPLLITLAVVGVLIAAFFWFSGVYTDVLWYDQLGYSSVLFTRWIAAGVMFVLGLIAVAVPAFITIWLAWRNRPTYAKLSQQLNEYQRMLEPIRRLVFIAVPVLFGIYGAFALATAWPTVLTYFNRTPFGQTDPTFGHDVGFYVFELPFLRGVVSFVSAIAMLCFVLSIAVNYLYGGIRITGSDIVISKAARIQIAITASVFITAQGASFWLDRYNSLTSSNGRWTGALYTDVHARIPGMTILAGAAVIVALLFLFAAFAGRWRLPFIGVGSLLVVGLVTSMGYPWIVQNLQVGPNEQQLEREYIQHNIDATRAAYGLDKVEEKPYAGVTTADAGQLREDAETTANIRILDPDLVSDTFRQFEQERTYYQFPRELDFDRYEIDGKTQDAVMAVREINIDGLGNDSRSSWVNRTIVYTHGYGLVSAYGSQRGPDGQPVFFAAGMPQEGALESFTPQVYFGEQSPEYSIVGAPEGSKPVEFDHVSGEDGANQTYTTFTGDGGPSLGNWFNRLAYAIKFQSEQILLSDQIHPESQILYNRHPVERVQAAAPYLSIDGDPYASVVDGELVWIVDGYTTSADYPYATRTSVEGASTGQGEGAGGAALNYMRNSVKATVSAYDGSVKLYAWDTEDPILQTWQKVYPNTLQPITEMSGDLLSHVRYPQDMFQVQRQMLATYHVTDAGEYYNQTNAWQLPADPVSGAQTKMPQQPYYLTMQMPGQDPAFSIYSTFIPRVAGDSTRNVLTGYLAANANAGKEDGKVSDDYGRLTLLRVQNDSVNGPGQVQNIFTSNEKVANQLALLERGQTKVERGNLLTVPVGDGFLYVQPVYVRSTGETSYPLLRRVLVAFGDKIAFEDTLNTALDEIFGGDAGAAAGDKDVDQTPKDPNAVVPETGGDNEQDIPEDEGAEGEKPRPSPTPSAPPANGGSGAGSASSEVEQALDEASQALEERTKAYEEGDLVKAAEADKRMTEALERATEAKKKG, from the coding sequence CTGCCGCTGCTAATCACCCTCGCAGTCGTCGGTGTGCTGATTGCCGCATTCTTCTGGTTCTCCGGGGTGTACACGGATGTGTTGTGGTACGACCAGCTCGGCTACTCGAGCGTGCTGTTCACTCGCTGGATCGCCGCCGGCGTGATGTTCGTGCTCGGGCTTATCGCGGTGGCGGTGCCCGCATTCATCACCATCTGGTTGGCGTGGCGAAACCGGCCCACCTACGCAAAGCTCTCCCAGCAACTCAACGAGTATCAGCGGATGCTCGAACCCATTCGTCGACTCGTATTCATTGCGGTGCCGGTCCTTTTTGGTATCTACGGGGCGTTCGCGCTCGCGACTGCGTGGCCCACAGTGCTCACCTATTTCAACCGCACACCGTTCGGCCAGACCGATCCGACGTTCGGGCATGACGTTGGGTTCTATGTCTTCGAGCTGCCGTTCCTGCGTGGCGTCGTTTCGTTCGTGAGCGCGATCGCGATGCTGTGCTTTGTGCTCAGCATCGCGGTGAACTACCTCTACGGCGGCATCCGAATCACCGGCTCAGACATCGTCATTTCGAAGGCTGCGCGCATCCAGATCGCGATTACTGCGAGTGTGTTTATTACCGCACAGGGCGCATCGTTCTGGCTCGACCGGTACAACTCACTCACATCCAGTAACGGCCGCTGGACCGGTGCCCTGTACACCGACGTCCATGCCCGCATCCCCGGTATGACCATCCTTGCCGGAGCCGCGGTGATCGTGGCGTTGCTCTTCCTCTTTGCCGCATTTGCCGGCCGCTGGCGACTGCCGTTCATCGGCGTTGGCAGCCTGTTGGTCGTTGGTCTGGTGACCAGCATGGGGTACCCGTGGATTGTGCAGAACCTGCAAGTGGGGCCGAACGAACAGCAGCTCGAGCGTGAATACATTCAGCACAATATCGATGCCACCCGCGCTGCGTACGGTCTGGACAAGGTCGAGGAGAAACCCTATGCGGGCGTCACCACGGCCGATGCCGGTCAGCTGCGCGAGGACGCGGAGACCACGGCGAATATTCGTATTCTTGACCCGGATTTGGTGTCGGATACGTTCCGTCAGTTTGAGCAGGAACGTACCTACTACCAGTTCCCGCGCGAGCTTGACTTCGACCGTTATGAGATTGACGGCAAGACCCAGGATGCGGTGATGGCGGTTCGCGAGATCAACATCGACGGTCTGGGGAATGACTCGCGGTCGTCGTGGGTGAACCGCACCATCGTGTACACCCACGGATATGGTTTGGTTTCGGCATACGGTTCGCAGCGTGGGCCAGACGGTCAGCCGGTGTTCTTCGCCGCGGGAATGCCGCAGGAAGGCGCATTGGAGAGCTTTACGCCGCAGGTGTACTTCGGTGAGCAGTCGCCGGAATACTCCATTGTTGGTGCGCCAGAGGGCAGCAAGCCTGTCGAGTTCGATCACGTTTCCGGTGAGGATGGGGCGAACCAGACGTACACCACGTTTACGGGTGATGGTGGTCCATCGCTTGGGAACTGGTTTAACCGGCTCGCCTACGCGATCAAATTCCAGTCGGAACAGATCCTGCTGTCGGACCAGATCCATCCCGAATCGCAGATTCTCTACAACCGTCACCCTGTCGAACGAGTGCAGGCAGCGGCTCCGTATCTGTCCATTGACGGCGACCCATATGCCTCAGTTGTTGACGGTGAGCTCGTGTGGATTGTTGATGGTTACACCACCAGCGCCGATTACCCGTACGCGACGCGGACCTCGGTGGAGGGCGCTTCGACCGGGCAGGGCGAGGGTGCTGGCGGCGCCGCTCTGAACTACATGCGTAACTCGGTGAAGGCGACGGTGAGCGCCTACGACGGCAGCGTAAAACTGTATGCGTGGGACACCGAGGATCCGATCCTGCAGACTTGGCAGAAGGTGTACCCGAACACGCTGCAGCCGATCACGGAGATGTCTGGTGATCTGCTCAGCCACGTGCGATACCCCCAGGACATGTTCCAGGTACAGCGTCAGATGCTCGCGACCTACCACGTCACGGACGCGGGGGAGTACTACAACCAAACGAATGCGTGGCAGCTGCCTGCCGACCCGGTTTCGGGCGCGCAGACGAAGATGCCGCAGCAGCCGTACTACCTGACCATGCAAATGCCCGGACAGGATCCGGCGTTCTCGATCTATTCAACCTTCATCCCGAGGGTTGCTGGTGATAGCACTCGAAACGTGCTGACCGGTTACTTGGCCGCGAACGCGAATGCCGGGAAGGAGGACGGTAAGGTTTCGGATGACTACGGCCGGCTCACGCTATTGCGCGTGCAGAATGACTCGGTAAACGGTCCGGGTCAGGTGCAGAACATCTTCACCTCGAATGAGAAGGTCGCTAACCAGCTTGCGCTGCTTGAGCGTGGCCAGACGAAGGTTGAGCGCGGTAACTTGCTCACGGTTCCGGTTGGCGATGGCTTCCTGTATGTGCAGCCCGTGTATGTTCGCTCGACCGGTGAGACGAGCTACCCGCTCTTGCGCCGCGTGCTCGTGGCGTTCGGTGACAAGATCGCCTTCGAGGACACGCTGAACACGGCCCTGGATGAGATCTTTGGAGGGGATGCGGGCGCGGCCGCCGGTGACAAGGACGTCGATCAGACGCCGAAGGATCCGAACGCGGTGGTGCCAGAGACCGGTGGCGACAACGAGCAGGACATTCCGGAAGACGAAGGCGCAGAGGGCGAGAAACCGAGGCCTTCGCCGACACCGAGCGCACCGCCGGCAAATGGTGGTTCCGGCGCTGGTTCTGCTTCGAGCGAGGTGGAGCAGGCACTGGATGAGGCCTCGCAGGCGCTGGAGGAGCGTACCAAGGCGTATGAGGAGGGTGACCTCGTGAAGGCGGCTGAAGCGGATAAGCGCATGACGGAAGCGCTGGAGCGTGCCACGGAGGCGAAGAAGAAGGGATAG